A stretch of Mucilaginibacter terrae DNA encodes these proteins:
- the traK gene encoding conjugative transposon protein TraK, producing MFTHLKNIETAFRHVKLFSYFLIAACTIISCFALYKSYQAADLASRHIYILANGKALEAFAADRKDNIPVEARDHIKMFHHYFFTLDPDEKVINANIGKALYLADESAKNQYNDLKEKSYYNNLISGNISQQVVVDSIQLDIDKYPYYFKCFATQKLIRATSTINRSLVTQGYLRNVARSDNNPHGFLIQHWETLANRDTTLQHQ from the coding sequence ATGTTTACACACCTAAAGAATATTGAAACTGCCTTCCGGCATGTGAAGTTGTTCAGTTACTTCCTGATAGCGGCCTGCACGATCATCTCCTGCTTTGCCCTTTATAAAAGTTACCAGGCAGCAGACCTCGCCAGCAGGCATATTTACATATTAGCGAACGGCAAAGCTTTAGAAGCCTTCGCCGCAGACCGCAAAGATAACATCCCGGTTGAGGCACGGGATCACATCAAAATGTTTCATCACTACTTTTTCACGCTTGACCCTGATGAAAAAGTGATCAATGCCAACATCGGAAAGGCATTGTACCTGGCCGATGAAAGCGCCAAAAATCAGTACAACGATCTTAAGGAAAAAAGCTATTACAACAACTTGATTTCCGGCAACATCAGCCAACAGGTTGTGGTGGACAGCATTCAACTCGACATTGATAAGTACCCTTATTACTTTAAATGCTTTGCTACGCAAAAGCTGATCCGCGCAACATCAACCATTAACCGCAGTCTGGTTACCCAGGGTTATCTCCGAAACGTGGCGCGTTCAGATAACAACCCGCACGGATTCCTGATTCAGCATTGGGAAACATTAGCCAACAGGGATACTACCCTTCAACATCAATAG
- the traM gene encoding conjugative transposon protein TraM, with amino-acid sequence MEATLKQGNLPAHAPEFLKERKFLMMIPVLIFPFLTMAFWALGGGRNSSHMTGEQTAVKGLNTTLPQAKFKNGSDQDKMGVYQTSAKNSDSSAAGSVSQNFVSSMGFAEQQASQGELQNTSSLPGELAANDPNEAKIQAKLAQINTQLNQSSSPVQTGGYEPQPNSGAAVKRLQMMMASMNSGSAEDPEMKQLSRMLQQINDIQNPGNSDNVLRARSLKNRNRVYAVTAVSDDSDEYGEGPNVRYASNKTAQGENAEGNTIQAVIHEDQTLVSGAVVKLRLLDGIYVKGKMIPKGSFVYGTCALNNERLEIKIASIRYLNNILPVALTVYDLDGLEGLYVPGSISRDAAKNGMGNAVSSMQLMTMDQSLGAQAAGAGIEAAKGLFGKKVKQIKVKVKAGYEVLLKDNNDRDN; translated from the coding sequence ATGGAAGCAACACTCAAACAAGGCAATTTGCCTGCACACGCTCCTGAATTTCTTAAAGAGCGTAAATTCTTAATGATGATACCAGTATTGATCTTTCCTTTTCTGACGATGGCCTTTTGGGCGTTGGGTGGCGGACGGAACAGTAGCCATATGACCGGCGAACAGACGGCGGTCAAAGGGCTGAACACTACTTTACCTCAAGCTAAATTTAAAAATGGTAGTGATCAGGATAAAATGGGTGTCTATCAAACATCTGCGAAGAACTCAGACAGTTCCGCCGCGGGCAGCGTAAGCCAAAACTTCGTTAGTTCGATGGGCTTTGCTGAACAGCAGGCTTCACAAGGAGAACTGCAAAACACCTCTTCGTTACCAGGCGAACTGGCGGCGAACGATCCTAATGAAGCCAAAATTCAGGCGAAACTTGCGCAAATCAATACGCAGCTCAATCAGTCTTCGTCACCGGTACAAACGGGCGGTTATGAGCCGCAGCCAAATTCCGGTGCAGCCGTTAAGCGACTGCAAATGATGATGGCTTCCATGAACAGCGGCAGTGCTGAAGACCCGGAAATGAAACAGCTCAGCCGCATGCTTCAGCAGATCAATGATATTCAAAATCCCGGCAACTCCGATAACGTCCTTCGCGCCCGCTCCCTAAAAAATCGTAACCGTGTCTATGCGGTAACTGCCGTAAGCGATGATAGCGACGAATATGGTGAAGGGCCCAACGTTAGGTATGCAAGCAATAAAACCGCTCAGGGTGAAAATGCGGAAGGGAATACCATTCAAGCCGTGATTCACGAGGATCAAACGTTGGTCAGCGGCGCGGTGGTTAAACTGCGGCTGTTGGACGGGATTTATGTTAAAGGCAAAATGATTCCTAAAGGCAGCTTCGTTTACGGCACTTGTGCCCTGAACAACGAACGCTTGGAAATCAAGATTGCCAGTATACGCTACCTGAATAACATCTTGCCGGTCGCACTCACTGTGTATGACCTGGATGGTCTGGAAGGTTTATATGTGCCTGGGTCCATCAGCCGCGACGCTGCTAAGAACGGAATGGGCAACGCCGTTAGCTCCATGCAGCTGATGACCATGGATCAATCGTTAGGCGCACAAGCAGCCGGGGCCGGTATTGAAGCCGCTAAAGGGCTGTTCGGCAAAAAGGTAAAACAGATTAAGGTCAAAGTCAAAGCCGGATATGAAGTTCTGCTTAAGGACAACAATGACCGCGATAATTAA
- a CDS encoding DUF4138 domain-containing protein: protein MKRLTVIFFLALIGKIAFAQDTAYVSHDKATALFFQGPVKVLGSQSSKYVITDKGNGVLTIKAVASNFKNVTLSVQDQSTKKVYSIPVAYSYGRAGRRIGYGMTLVRTLVNNRPENTEEVIAQQLASGKRADVATHEKTGGIKAWINKVSLAGNRIYLRLDLRNRSNLPYGIDFVRFYIRDRKTVDRMATHEQEIVPLYSTLRSRTAVVKDHDVTKVFAFKRFSLSEDEALFIEVYERSGNRHLYLQIRQDDLDDIKVLPVPSRAALTLAAN from the coding sequence ATGAAAAGATTAACAGTTATATTTTTCCTTGCGTTGATAGGGAAAATAGCGTTTGCACAGGACACAGCCTATGTAAGCCACGACAAGGCAACAGCATTATTTTTTCAAGGGCCAGTTAAAGTGCTCGGCAGCCAAAGCAGCAAGTACGTAATTACGGACAAAGGCAATGGGGTGTTAACGATCAAAGCAGTCGCGTCGAATTTTAAAAATGTTACGCTTAGTGTTCAGGATCAAAGCACCAAAAAGGTCTACAGCATCCCGGTAGCTTATTCTTATGGACGGGCAGGGCGACGGATTGGCTATGGTATGACGCTTGTACGTACACTTGTAAATAACAGGCCGGAAAATACCGAAGAGGTTATCGCGCAGCAATTGGCATCAGGAAAACGTGCTGATGTCGCAACCCATGAGAAAACGGGCGGTATCAAGGCCTGGATCAATAAAGTTTCACTTGCGGGTAACCGGATCTATTTGCGGCTTGATCTACGAAATCGCTCGAACCTGCCTTACGGGATTGATTTTGTCCGTTTCTATATTCGTGACCGCAAAACCGTGGACCGGATGGCTACCCACGAACAGGAGATCGTCCCGCTTTACAGCACTTTACGGAGCCGTACAGCTGTAGTCAAAGATCATGATGTTACCAAAGTATTTGCTTTTAAGCGGTTTTCGCTATCGGAGGACGAGGCGCTATTCATCGAGGTTTACGAGCGTTCGGGTAACCGGCACCTTTATTTACAAATCAGGCAAGATGATCTGGATGATATCAAAGTCCTTCCTGTACCATCACGGGCTGCGCTGACGCTGGCCGCTAATTAA
- a CDS encoding helix-turn-helix transcriptional regulator yields the protein MRTATDSPKNIHQGRNVKRFREMLGLKQEALALALGDDWSQKRVSLLEGKELIEEDILAQVAAILKVPVEAIKNFDEEKAVNIISNTFNDTSMLNAVNYNPTFNPIDKLIEVYEENKKLYEQLLASEREKVEILKGKANS from the coding sequence ATGAGGACAGCTACCGATTCGCCAAAAAATATTCATCAGGGACGCAATGTGAAGCGCTTTCGCGAGATGCTCGGGTTAAAGCAAGAAGCCTTGGCTTTAGCGTTAGGAGATGATTGGAGCCAAAAAAGAGTATCGTTATTGGAGGGAAAAGAGCTTATTGAAGAAGATATTCTTGCGCAAGTAGCTGCTATACTTAAAGTTCCCGTTGAAGCCATCAAAAACTTTGATGAGGAAAAGGCGGTGAATATCATCTCGAATACATTTAACGATACTTCGATGTTAAATGCTGTAAATTACAACCCTACATTCAATCCTATAGACAAGTTAATTGAAGTCTACGAAGAAAACAAGAAGCTTTATGAGCAACTTCTCGCAAGCGAACGGGAAAAAGTAGAAATTCTTAAAGGTAAAGCCAATTCATAA
- a CDS encoding HEPN domain-containing protein, producing MNPLKVITDFFSSGWPKDHREDLKEWRFYVLNDKFYKDRHGPGHVLFIYDQTLQLIEALHLLLLRNYDRWPRLQDVTEEQIEQEKKEWVYFPKNLSAKELANPYKAVKKCFKKITPQDYRDYLHEWLHSALYNSAADETLIAGEIIDVYDNIRKLYSAAWLIHQRETEETITHKGWGRNRNASEKESIDDKLAPLKDLDPVLNQAEKSGIDEVKNLIVERIPSVCMIYLMGTHSNPFTYYLLILIDDKEKTPEHEIANKIEDNCRHLASVFAFVHKLASAKDALANNKRFWHNTLFKSINVYKAPDVELTGAHSIDNSVWLERAGHDWNRWGVQGKEFMKGALRYIEDNNYSLALFSLHQAAESSLIAIIRAVLGYRLSVHNLSRKIRITLLFTEEIKRVLQLDTTEGVQLFNLLQSGYSEARYKSQFNPDEESVKRLKDKVELLIAKIEQIYQQFIKEKSAPPSTGQ from the coding sequence ATGAATCCTTTAAAAGTCATTACCGACTTTTTCAGTTCTGGGTGGCCCAAAGATCACCGGGAGGATTTAAAGGAATGGCGTTTTTATGTATTAAATGACAAGTTTTATAAAGATCGGCATGGGCCTGGACACGTGTTATTCATTTATGATCAAACCCTTCAGTTGATCGAAGCTCTGCATTTATTACTACTCAGAAATTACGACAGGTGGCCACGCTTACAGGACGTGACCGAAGAGCAGATCGAACAGGAAAAAAAGGAATGGGTATACTTTCCAAAAAATTTGTCTGCAAAAGAACTTGCTAACCCATATAAAGCCGTGAAGAAGTGTTTCAAAAAAATAACGCCGCAGGATTATCGCGACTATCTGCACGAATGGCTGCACAGCGCCTTGTATAACAGTGCTGCTGACGAAACGCTGATCGCTGGCGAGATCATTGACGTGTATGATAATATCCGTAAACTTTATTCCGCAGCATGGCTCATTCACCAGCGCGAGACCGAAGAAACGATCACGCATAAAGGTTGGGGCAGAAACCGGAATGCGTCGGAAAAAGAAAGCATTGATGATAAATTAGCACCACTAAAAGACCTTGATCCGGTATTAAATCAAGCTGAAAAGTCAGGCATTGACGAAGTAAAGAACCTGATCGTTGAGCGTATTCCATCTGTTTGTATGATTTACCTGATGGGTACACACTCCAACCCATTTACGTATTATTTACTGATACTGATAGACGACAAGGAAAAAACGCCTGAACACGAGATTGCCAACAAAATTGAGGATAACTGTCGTCACCTGGCATCAGTATTCGCCTTTGTACATAAACTGGCCAGTGCCAAAGATGCGTTGGCAAACAATAAGCGTTTTTGGCACAACACACTCTTCAAAAGTATTAATGTTTATAAAGCTCCTGATGTTGAGCTAACAGGTGCGCATTCCATTGATAATAGTGTGTGGCTGGAAAGAGCCGGGCACGACTGGAACAGATGGGGTGTTCAAGGCAAAGAATTCATGAAAGGCGCTCTTCGCTACATTGAAGATAACAATTATTCACTGGCACTTTTCTCCCTTCATCAGGCTGCTGAAAGTAGTTTGATTGCTATTATTCGGGCGGTATTAGGTTACCGCTTATCGGTGCATAATTTGTCGAGAAAGATTAGAATAACATTGTTATTTACTGAAGAAATTAAGCGGGTTTTGCAGTTAGACACGACGGAAGGCGTTCAGCTATTCAATTTGCTGCAATCAGGATATTCGGAAGCACGATATAAAAGCCAATTTAATCCAGATGAAGAATCTGTAAAGCGCTTAAAAGATAAAGTTGAACTGCTGATAGCTAAGATTGAGCAAATTTACCAGCAGTTTATTAAAGAAAAATCCGCTCCACCAAGCACCGGCCAGTAG
- a CDS encoding type II toxin-antitoxin system TacA family antitoxin, translated as MERAIKAEKTRFDTKLTTDQKTLFERAAKLGGYRTLTDFVVSTVQEKAKFIVEQHEAVLATERDRNVFFEAIMNPPKPGKRLQEAAERYRELNNQSTEV; from the coding sequence ATGGAACGAGCGATCAAAGCTGAAAAGACAAGATTCGATACCAAACTGACAACAGATCAGAAAACATTATTTGAACGGGCAGCAAAATTAGGCGGTTACCGTACGCTTACCGATTTTGTGGTATCCACTGTTCAGGAAAAAGCAAAATTTATTGTGGAACAGCACGAAGCTGTTCTGGCTACAGAAAGGGACAGGAATGTTTTTTTCGAAGCAATCATGAACCCGCCGAAACCTGGCAAACGCTTACAAGAGGCTGCTGAGCGCTACCGTGAATTAAATAATCAGTCAACGGAAGTTTAA
- a CDS encoding GNAT family N-acetyltransferase, whose product MSYPIEPLHSGLNKKEFTCGKEMLDNYLHKQASQDIKRRLSTVSVMLDGDRIIGYYTLSSTSIPYELVPEKVQKKMPPSYHNLPAILLGRLALDQNYKGQRLGEYLLIDALKKCYDVSLTHVGAMAVIVDPLDADAEAFYLKYDFVKLDSGKMFLTIQTIAALFTN is encoded by the coding sequence ATGAGTTATCCGATTGAACCGCTGCATTCAGGACTTAACAAAAAAGAGTTTACCTGCGGCAAGGAAATGCTGGATAATTACCTGCACAAACAGGCAAGCCAGGATATCAAAAGGCGTTTAAGTACCGTGTCTGTCATGCTGGATGGTGACCGCATCATCGGCTATTATACGCTATCAAGTACCAGCATACCCTACGAACTGGTGCCGGAAAAAGTGCAAAAGAAAATGCCGCCTTCTTACCATAACCTCCCTGCTATATTATTAGGAAGGCTCGCATTGGATCAAAACTATAAAGGACAACGCCTTGGCGAATACCTTTTAATTGATGCGTTAAAGAAGTGCTACGACGTCTCTTTGACGCATGTCGGGGCAATGGCTGTGATCGTCGATCCGCTTGACGCCGATGCGGAAGCCTTTTACTTAAAATATGACTTTGTTAAACTGGACTCTGGGAAAATGTTTCTGACGATACAGACCATAGCTGCGCTGTTTACAAATTAG